One window from the genome of Daphnia pulex isolate KAP4 chromosome 9, ASM2113471v1 encodes:
- the LOC124203088 gene encoding extracellular serine/threonine protein CG31145-like — protein sequence MKWKERVALALGVSVVLLTSVLVLDIRYASSGGRAEQPDAGFILPALRHGTARQKEGKEFQRQFLDKHNPAAVVPSNNLEHPVLPTAQQQQPNANNNDDMELGVVASNATLNDDDPAAQQSNNEQGSKADVMRDLLKGKRSSPSDTNKTYKNSDGSGLDHRKSQFKDLMKYIVPAELSRPVQGHLRELDVTVMRLRNVSLSEDATSWEKFHVSISKEELYHEDDPMIDELLQDMTSLEFYNISQKEGGTQLKLVIEFAPGGMAMLKPMRFPREQETLPNHFYFTDYERHNAEIAAFHLDRIMGFRRAPPVVGRLVNMTTELYALATGELLRTFFISPAQNLCFHGKCSYYCDTGHAICGHPDQMEASLAAFLPDKEFVPRKTWRHPWRRSYHKRKKAQWEEDDQYCDQVRQLPPYNEGRRLVDLIDLAIFDFLAGNMDRHHYETLSLFGNQTFPIHLDQGRAFGRPNHDEMSILAPLYQCCLVRRTTLATLLRFHHGPFRLSSLMRKSLARDPLDPILAAGHFDAMDRRVAITLRVIRHCLSRHEADQVIVGLADWKDKNSKMGNL from the exons ATGAAGTGGAAGGAAAGAGTGGCTCTGGCTTTGGGCGTGAGTGTTGTCCTCCTCACATCCGTATTAGTGCTTGATATACGCTACGCCTCCAGTGGAGGACGAGCAGAGCAACCCGATGCCGGATTTATTCTTCCAGCGCTCAGGCACGGAACAGCCAGACAAAAAGAGGGGAAAGAGTTTCAACGACAATTTCTCGACAAACACAATCCTGCTGCTGTAGTGCCGTCTAATAATCTAGAACATCCAGTTCTTCCTactgcacagcagcagcagcccaatgCCAACAACAATGACGATATGGAGCTCGGGGTCGTTGCGAGCAACGCGACACTCAACGATGACGACCCAGCTGCCCAACAAAG CAACAATGAACAGGGTTCCAAGGCGGATGTGATGCGGGACCTTTTAAAGGGCAAAAGGTCTTCGCCATCGGATACAAATAAAACCTACAAGAATTCCGATGGCAGTGGTTTGGATCACCGTAAAAGTCAATTCAAAGATCTTATGAAATACATTGTGCCGGCAGAGCTGAGTCGGCCCGTTCAAGGTCACCTGCGTGAGTTGGACGTGACTGTTATGCGGCTGCGCAACGTTAGTCTTAG TGAGGATGCCACTTCTTGGGAAAAGTTTCACGTCTCTATTTCGAAGGAAGAGTTATACCACGAGGATGACCCAATGATCGACGAACTCCTGCAAGACATGACTAGTCTAGAATTTTACAACATCA GTCAAAAAGAAGGTGGTACGCAGCTGAAACTAGTCATCGAGTTTGCCCCAGGGGGGATGGCGATGTTGAAACCCATGAG ATTCCCGCGTGAACAGGAAACTTTACCTAATCACTTTTACTTTACCGATTACGAACGTCACAACGCCGAGATAGCCGCCTTCCACCTTGATCGAATTATGGGCTTCCGGCGAGCTCCACCCGTTGTCGGTCGATTGGTCAACATGACCACCGAATTGTATGCCCTTGCCACTGGCGAGCTATTGCgaactttctttatttctcccGCACAAAATCTCTGTTTCCATG GTAAATGCAGCTATTACTGTGATACCGGCCACGCTATTTGCGGTCATCCAGACCAAATGGAAGCATCACTGGCCGCTTTTTTGCCCGATAAAGAATTTGTGCCAAGAAAAACTTGGCGCCACCCATGGCGAAGATCCTACCACAAACGTAAAAAAGCCCAATGGGAAGAAG ATGATCAATACTGCGATCAAGTCCGCCAACTTCCTCCTTACAACGAAGGACGCCGATTGGTCGATTTAATCGATTTGGCCATCTTCGATTTCTTGGCCGGGAACATGGATCGTCATCATTATGAAACTCTGAGTTTGTTTGGCAATCAAACGTTCCCCATTCACTTGGATCAAGGTCGTGCGTTCGGTCGACCCAATCACGACGAAATGTCAATTTTGGCTCCACTATACCAATGTTGCCTTGTGAGGCGGACGACGCTCGCAACTCTTTTACGTTTTCATCACGGGCCATTTCGACTCAGTTCTCTCATGCGCAAGTCGTTGGCACGCGATCCACTTGATCCGATTTTAGCTGCGGGACATTTCGATGCCATGGACCGCCGCGTCGCCATTACATTACGTGTCATTCGCCATTGTTTGAGTAGACATGAAGCCGATCAAGTTATTGTCGGTCTCGCAGATTGGAAAGAtaagaattcaaaaatgggaaatttatAA
- the LOC124203101 gene encoding dehydrogenase/reductase SDR family protein 7-like: MKTSSVGKASETTTTTDGNIPLGSLESPSKTGPDAQILRLPFKGNLLLNWAKKWLNCIACLLFLPLTIIGRLVEAFFAIKQRISRHDSSLEGKVVLITGASSGLGEALAKCLYTEGCKLIIASRRYTELDRVKEQLLGSGLRKGTIYPPVIIELDLQDLNNLADKVRTILGVYGYVDILVNNAGISYRGEVTDTSLEVDAKVMNINYFGTIGLTKAILPSMIIRQSGHIVMIGSLQSKLAIPFRSAYAASKHALQAFSDSLRAEIHRHKIDVTVINPGYIRTSLSLNALTGRGDKYGQTDETTESGADPLQAAYEIVIAIKEKTQELMLCSLFYRLAVFLRAILPNVYFKLMARRAAKSKKSR; encoded by the exons ATGAAAACTTCGTCTGTGGGAAAAGCCTCCGAAACGACCACCACTACAGATGGCAATATACCACTGG gttCATTAGAGTCACCCAGCAAAACTGGACCTGATGCACAGATTCTGAGGCTGCCATTTAAAGGCAATCTATTGCTGAATTGGGCCAAAAAATGGTTGAATTGTATTGCCTGTTTGCTTTTCTTACCATTAACAATAATAGGAAGATTGGTTGAAGCATTTTTCGCTATAAAGCAAAGAATTTCGAGACATGATTCCAGTCTCGAAGGTAAAGTTGTTCTCATCACGGGTGCCAGCTCTGGTCTCGGCGAAGCCCTGGCAAAGTGCTTGTACACAGAAGGATGCAAGTTGATTATCGCGTCCAGGCGATACACTGAACTTGATCGTGTGAAAGAACAGTTACTGGGTTCTGGCTTGAGAAAAGGCACCATCTATCCACCTGTAATCATTGAACTAGATCTTCAAGACCTAAACAATTTAGCGGACAAAGTAAGAACTATTCTCGGGGTCTACGGATATGTCGATATACTTGTGAACAACGCTGGAATCAGTTACAGAGGAGAAGTAACTGATACTTCCCTGGAAGTGGATGCCAAAGTAATGAACATTAACTACTTCGGAACAATTGGATTGACTAAAG CTATTCTTCCTTCAATGATAATACGACAAAGTGGCCATATCGTGATGATTGGATCACTTCAATCAAAACTGGCAATTCCGTTTCG ATCGGCCTATGCTGCTTCCAAACATGCACTTCAGGCATTTAGCGACAGTCTGCGAGCGGAAATCCATCGTCACAAGATTGATGTGACAGTCATTAACCCCGGATACATCCGCACAAGTTTGTCTCTGAACGCGCTGACGGGCCGAGGAGACAAATATGGACAGACGGATGAAACTACGGAGTCGGGAGCGGATCCACTCCAAGCTGCATATGAAATTGTCATTGCAATTAAGGAAAAAACCCAAGAGCTGATGCTCTGCTCACTCTTTTATCGTTTAGCAGTATTTCTTCGTGCAATTCTACCCAACGTTTATTTCAAACTTATGGCGCGTCGAGCGGCCAAGAGCAAAAAAAGTCGTTAA
- the LOC124203100 gene encoding uncharacterized protein LOC124203100, which translates to MSLVVQCTTLLCFFFAISSANTNKDVSIAQMAEDLLSSSPQHQVAVTNDVKEWTLDWMADQGDVRDAMMTPSPSVDAKKLLEDILCDDGHDEESDMGDEWTSMDPTGRCGCCGAMKSITGMYPSQMMMPMYTPMGYQNYQPFANKRQPQTQSFNGLVQTVCDRLVADIKMSGLDPMPLMLRRRSVQETAILSQSRLHGQRSMRSNSSNEKNRDGKSHEALESSQWETQPSVRVFCRLSGLSTLRRTGDVQSMALPNGRTMLKVNMLAGPLQLSLPSGAATPGSSAPVAADQHESNLSQGQTSNEITTVEEVNAEMNLILHPRAGILLHSFQFSKPTKFNSEAAAFAQPSRIPYRGSSIPIIDSINEAAVAQQLRQAIRRTLRSS; encoded by the exons ATGTCTCTTGTCGTACAGTGCACCACTCTcctttgcttcttcttcgccatttCTTCGGCAAACACTAACAAAGATGTATCCATCGCGCAAATGGCCGAGGATCTTCTTTCCTCAAGTCCTCAACACCAAGTTGCCGTCACCAATGACGTCAAAGAATGGACCCTAGATTGGATGGCTGATCAAGGGGACGTCCGCGATGCCATGATGACTCCCAGTCCATCCGTCGACGCCAAGAAACTTCTCGAAGACATTCTTTGtg aCGACGGGCACGACGAAGAGTCTGATATGGGCGACGAATGGACAAGCATGGACCCGACGGGCAGATGTGGATGTTGCGGAGCTATGAAATCTATAACCGGAATGTATCCATCACAAATGATGATGCCGATGTACACCCCGATGGGATACCAAAACTACCAACCTTTCGCCAACAAGCGCCAGCCCCAAACGCAGTCATTCAACGGATTGGTCCAAACAGTTTGCGATCGTTTAGTGGCTGATATCAAAATGTCAGGACTCGATCCTATGCCGCTGATGTTGAGAAGAAGATCCGTCCAAGAAACAGCAATCTTATCCCAGTCACGTCTTCACGGCCAGCGATCAATGAGGTCAAATTCCAGCAACGAGAAAAATCGCGATGGAAAGAGTCACGAAGCCCTAGAATCATCTCAG TGGGAAACGCAACCATCGGTTCGCGTATTCTGTCGTTTATCTGGTCTAAGCACCCTTCGTCGAACTGGTGATGTGCAATCCATGGCTCTTCCAAACGGACGGACAATGCTCAAGGTGAATATGCTGGCCGGACCACTACAACTTAGTCTGCCGTCAGGTGCTGCAACTCCAGGTAGTTCAGCACCAGTGGCCGCAGACCAGCACGAGTCCAATTTGTCCCAGGGTCAGACATCTAATGAAATTACAACAGTGGAAGAAGTCAACGCCGAAATGAACCTCATACTTCACCCCCGAGCCGGAATTCTACTCCACA GTTTCCAATTCTCTAAACCAACCAAGTTTAACAGCGAAGCCGCAGCCTTCGCTCAACCATCACGAATTCCTTACCGTGGAAGTTCAATTCCAATCATCGACAGCATCAACGAGGCTGCAGTAGCTCAGCAACTACGTCAAGCAATCCGCCGTACACTTCGCAGCTCATAA
- the LOC124203103 gene encoding RNA-binding protein with serine-rich domain 1-B-like isoform X1, translated as MPDKETGDRKDRKAGEDSSKSKDASKDKKDTKDSGKKKGRASSSDSSSSRSSRSSSSSSSSSSSSRSSSSSSSDSRSSSSSSSSSDSSGSSRSSGSLKKHQKKRAPASDKPKVDSKPDEEKTKLDGEKNVDKDRNKENKRSRSTSPRRRRRDRSPTPKPLRIHIGRLTRNVNKEHINEIFSVYGTIKAVEFPNERAGLSHLHRGFAYIEFSTADEAENAMKHMDGGQIDGQEITAAPVLIPKNRPPPPRRNSPPRNRPGRWGMGGGRSPPRFRRRSPLRRRSPPRRDRDRRPPPPARSRSRSPNRRSGGNNRRYSRSSSSSSR; from the exons AT GCCGGACAAAGAAACTGGCGATCGAAAAGACCGGAAAGCCGGCGAAGATTCCAGTAAATCAAAAGATGCTAGCAAAGACAAAAAGGATACCAAAGATtctgggaagaaaaaaggcagagCTTCAAGCAGTGATAGTTCTTCAAGCAGAAG TTCTAgatcgtccagcagcagcagtagcagcagctctAGTTCACGATCATCCAGCAGTTCTTCTTCAGACTCTAGATCATCATCTAGTTCATCTAGCTCTTCTGATTCATCAGGTTCCTCACGTTCCAGCGGTTCATTAAAGAAGCACCAGAAAAAGAG AGCCCCAGCGAGTGATAAGCCAAAAGTTGATAGCAAACCtgatgaagagaaaacaaaactggaTGGAGAAAAGAATGTTGACAAAGacagaaacaaagaaaacaaacgatCCCGctctacatctccccggaggCGTCGTCGCGATCGTTCACCTACACCCAAGCCACTTCGAATCCACATCGGCCGACTGACGCGCAATGTCAACAAGGAACACATTAACGAAATTTTCTCCGTTTACGGAACCATCAAAGCTGTCGAGTTTCCCAACGAACGTGCTGGGTTAAGTCACCTCCACCGGGGCTTTGCTTACATCGAGTTCAGTACTGCCGACGAAGCAGAAAATGCAATGAAGCATATGGACGGAG GCCAAATTGATGGACAAGAAATCACAGCCGCCCCTGTGCTGATCCCTAAAAAccgtccaccaccacctcgACGGAATTCACCACCCAGAAATCGACCGGGCCGTTGGGGCATGGGTGGTGGTCGATCTCCACCAAG ATTCCGAAGACGTTCTCCCCTACGTCGACGATCTCCTCCACGAAGGGACAGAGATAGGAGACCACCTCCACCTGCCCGTTCCAGGTCTCGTTCACCCAATCGCCGTTCAGGTGGCAACAATCGCCGTTACAGTCGCagttcatcatcttcttcgcGTTAA
- the LOC124203103 gene encoding RNA-binding protein with serine-rich domain 1-B-like isoform X2: MPDKETGDRKDRKAGEDSSKSKDASKDKKDTKDSGKKKGRASSSDSSSSRRSSSSSSSSSSSSRSSSSSSSDSRSSSSSSSSSDSSGSSRSSGSLKKHQKKRAPASDKPKVDSKPDEEKTKLDGEKNVDKDRNKENKRSRSTSPRRRRRDRSPTPKPLRIHIGRLTRNVNKEHINEIFSVYGTIKAVEFPNERAGLSHLHRGFAYIEFSTADEAENAMKHMDGGQIDGQEITAAPVLIPKNRPPPPRRNSPPRNRPGRWGMGGGRSPPRFRRRSPLRRRSPPRRDRDRRPPPPARSRSRSPNRRSGGNNRRYSRSSSSSSR, translated from the exons AT GCCGGACAAAGAAACTGGCGATCGAAAAGACCGGAAAGCCGGCGAAGATTCCAGTAAATCAAAAGATGCTAGCAAAGACAAAAAGGATACCAAAGATtctgggaagaaaaaaggcagagCTTCAAGCAGTGATAGTTCTTCAAGCAGAAG atcgtccagcagcagcagtagcagcagctctAGTTCACGATCATCCAGCAGTTCTTCTTCAGACTCTAGATCATCATCTAGTTCATCTAGCTCTTCTGATTCATCAGGTTCCTCACGTTCCAGCGGTTCATTAAAGAAGCACCAGAAAAAGAG AGCCCCAGCGAGTGATAAGCCAAAAGTTGATAGCAAACCtgatgaagagaaaacaaaactggaTGGAGAAAAGAATGTTGACAAAGacagaaacaaagaaaacaaacgatCCCGctctacatctccccggaggCGTCGTCGCGATCGTTCACCTACACCCAAGCCACTTCGAATCCACATCGGCCGACTGACGCGCAATGTCAACAAGGAACACATTAACGAAATTTTCTCCGTTTACGGAACCATCAAAGCTGTCGAGTTTCCCAACGAACGTGCTGGGTTAAGTCACCTCCACCGGGGCTTTGCTTACATCGAGTTCAGTACTGCCGACGAAGCAGAAAATGCAATGAAGCATATGGACGGAG GCCAAATTGATGGACAAGAAATCACAGCCGCCCCTGTGCTGATCCCTAAAAAccgtccaccaccacctcgACGGAATTCACCACCCAGAAATCGACCGGGCCGTTGGGGCATGGGTGGTGGTCGATCTCCACCAAG ATTCCGAAGACGTTCTCCCCTACGTCGACGATCTCCTCCACGAAGGGACAGAGATAGGAGACCACCTCCACCTGCCCGTTCCAGGTCTCGTTCACCCAATCGCCGTTCAGGTGGCAACAATCGCCGTTACAGTCGCagttcatcatcttcttcgcGTTAA
- the LOC124203076 gene encoding uncharacterized protein LOC124203076 → MLRQERWSACALIFFFFVSFAFATDWICPAGNRFCFQRIPNKRSWNESRTDCARIGGDLPGADHLDELNSLSIHGSSSIWTNLCFSKGRLQWLGIRNSHEEKDLQFIDTLLPDLPLVADGQLYCFETGGNPSKTFTLKHSQDSANAVCVSDVKYLVRQTSIPTPRGQILSVSAVTEGADIDWGPIGQNRDGFMNIFPPKVTSLKLRCDVKTTGDLDKSAITIRWMRNGGYVTGNFTQELVSFASEDDLIPWIGFISCEAVYGNEREVVRGGGFHLSMWNTVTARLVSTCLTCRLKSILDSAKIILTQYVEEEIARGSGNSIEFFTEPPVISYHTISFVIHTRNKKIDKFDFKMVQKLGQHFQLSHWAKDRSLFLPKGSSDLVLEIISPCNMALPQDRGNITWTAYLGQTVPSGNFIGEPICLDSRGAIITRSCGLPVLRPIRFQECSAMKPRKEEPKCFHGFEHANDGQCYLKTEASTFATAFAKCWAGWPIQPEILEPKSLSYWFQNSRDGIYKIQSTASGFVWLPFRHFSKDTPLMNPPWSWIAVSNRWVHQDSEQDIRAEYNSDGEELCAAYDLTRNRMVTRSCQDYLPMICSRPALPPNISSIISSQPDHTGEYFCEQGWITHFLVMDAGMCYRRFTLKEAVDADGAQQFCIKQGGHLAVAPTHNMRIALEQVYGFFNNQSIVDSWIGLRNRGEQPVTFNWVNQTAGVSTSTALNWQPYQEFGSGYGVSTGLTRAWWNWPRETKIWGVLCQKTVSDWQDGIGLQLEKLSVNEYALVFTYDQRNYGPPEKQYSHESKTFWQSDFDVICHFNHYAMHFRFPLDRQYYRVLVPRSMGSGRLICEGWLNRPTFRFQSNTVIHRPTYDYDSEQYRPYP, encoded by the exons ATGCTTCGTCAAGAGCGCTGGTCCGCCTGTGCgctaattttcttctttttcgtctctttCGCCTTCGCCACTGATTGGATTTGCCCTGCTGGCAACAGATTTTGCTTCCAACGAATTCCCAACAAGCGATCGTGGAATGAAAGCCGAACTGATTGCGCTCGAATAGGAGGTGATCTTCCAGGAGCCGACCACTTG GATGAACTCAATAGTTTGTCGATTCACGGCAGCAGCTCTATTTGGACTAATTTGTGCTTCAGCAAAGGACGTCTGCAGTGGCTGGGAATCAGAAACTCCC ATGAAGAGAAAGATCTGCAATTTATTGATACATTGTTACCTGATCTACCTCTTGTGGCCGACGGCCAACTGTATTGTTTCGAAACCGGTGGCAATCCGTCGAAAACTTTCACATTGAAACACAGTCAAGATTCAGCAAATGCCGTTTGCGTTTCGGACGTCAAATATCTTGTTCGTCAAACCTCAA TTCCGACGCCAAGGGGACAAATCTTATCGGTGTCGGCCGTGACGGAGGGCGCCGATATCGATTGGGGACCCATCGGACAAAATAGGGACGGATTCATGAACATTTTTCCGCCTAAAGTTACGTCGCTCAAGTTGAGATGCGATGTTAAAACAACTGGTGATTTGGATAAATCAGCTATTACCATTAGGTGGATGCGAAATGGCGGTTACGTCACAGGCAACTTTACTCAG GAATTGGTCAGCTTTGCTTCGGAAGATGATCTCATTCCGTGGATTGGGTTCATCAGTTGCGAAGCAGTCTACGGAAATGAAAGGGAAGTTGTTCGTGGTGGAGGATTTCACCTATCCATGTGGAACACGGTGACGGCACGTCTGGTTTCCACCTGCCTTACCTGTCGATTGAAAAGTATACTAGATTCGGCAAAAATTATATTGACTCAG TATGTTGAAGAGGAAATCGCTCGGGGATctggaaattcaattgaattctttACGGAACCACCTGTTATCTCTTACCACACCATTTCATTCGTGATTCACACAAGGAATAAG aaAATCGACAAATTTGACTTCAAGATGGTTCAGAAGCTCGgccaacattttcaactttctcaCTGGGCAAAGGATCGTTCACTTTTCCTACCCAAAGGAAGCTCAGATTTGGTTCTCGAGATAATCAGTCCGTGTAACATGGCCTTACCCCAGGATCGCGGCAACATAACATGGACTGCCTATCTAGGACAGACGGTACCATCCGGTAATTTCATTGGCGAGCCTATTTGCCTCGATAGCCGCGGAGCCATCATCACCAGAAGCTGCGGTCTACCCGTTTTACGTCCGATCCGTTTCCAG GAATGCTCCGCCATGAAACCCAGGAAAGAAGAACCCAAATGTTTCCATGGATTTGAGCATGCTAACGATGGACAATGTTACCTCAAAACGGAAGCTTCGACATTCGCTACTGCGTTCGCTAAATGCTGGGCCGGTTGGCCTATCCAGCCTGAAATCTTGGAGCCAAAAAGTTTGTCTTATTGGTTTCAAAATTCACGCGATGGGATCTACAAAATTCAGTCAACAGCTTCGGGATTCGTTTGGCTTCCTTTTCGGCATTTCAGTAAAGACACGCCTCTTATGAATCCCCCTTGGAGTTGGATTGCAG TAAGCAACCGGTGGGTTCACCAGGACAGTGAACAGGACATTCGAGCGGAATATAATTCGGATGGTGAAGAACTCTGCGCGGCTTACGATCTGACACGTAACCGAATGGTTACCAGGTCCTGTCAAGATTATTTGCCAATGATTTGTAGTCGACCTGCTTTACCACCAAACATCAGCTCTATAATCAGCAGTCAACCTGATCACACGGGCGAATATTTCTGCGA GCAAGGTTGGATTACGCATTTTCTCGTTATGGACGCTGGAATGTGTTATAGACGTTTCACTCTAAAAGAGGCCGTCGACGCCGACGGAGCACAGCAATTCTGCATTAAACAAGGTGGCCATCTTGCTGTTGCTCCGACCCATAACATGCGGATAGCCCTGGAGCAAGTCTACGGATTCTTTAACAACCAAAGCATCGTCGACTCTTGGATTGGACTGAGAAATCGTGGTGAACAGCCAGTAACTTTCAACTGGGTGAACCAAACGGCCGGTGTTTCCACTAGTACAGCATTGAACTGGCAGCCTTACCAAGAATTCGGGAGCGGTTACGGTGTCAGTACGGGCCTAACTCGAGCATGGTGGAATTGGCCTCGTGAAACTAAAATTTGGGGCGTACTCTGTCAGAAAACCGTGTCAGACTGGCAAGACGGAATCGGTTTACAGCTGGAAAAGTTGTCCGTCAACGAATACGCTCTCGTTTTTACCTACGACCAGAGAAATTATGGTCCTCCAGAAAAACAATATTCACACGAATCAAAAACCTTTTGGCAATCTGATTTCGACGTTATCTGCCACTTCAATCATTACGCAATGCACTTTCGTTTCCCCCTCGATCGTCAGTACTATCGAGTTCTGGTTCCCAGATCGATGGGATCTGGTCGGCTGATTTGCGAAGGATGGCTCAATAGACCGACATTTCGATTTCAGTCGAATACGGTCATTCATCGACCAACTTATGATTACGATTCGGAACAATATCGGCCCTATCCTTAA
- the LOC124203107 gene encoding THO complex subunit 4-like, whose translation MGDKVDMSLDDIIKTSRSAGRGRGGRGGRGGSSRGGNRNAGSGPVRNQRQGNAGGRAAPYAKGNPDGDWSHDMYEGGPRKSNPRLGAAPNAAGGGSSKLVVSNLDFGVSDADIKELFMEFGPLKHASVHYDRSGRSLGTADVVFERRLDAVKAMKQYNGVPLDGRSMVIQMATSDLNTIANRLTSPRANTNNGPQQKRTGAPASNRGQRGGGGGGQRGQRGGAGGARQRNPKQPAPTADELDAELESYRSELK comes from the exons ATGGGCGACAAAGTTGACATGAGCTTGGATGATATCATCAAAACTAGCCGTTCAGCCGGCCGGGGCCGTGGAGGACGCGGCGGTCGTGGTGGCAGTTCTCGTGGAGGCAACCGTAATGCCGGCTCAGGACCCGTTCGTAATCAAAGACAGGGAAATGCTGGGGGTCGTGCTGCACCTTACGCCAAG GGCAACCCAGATGGTGACTGGTCTCATGACATGTATGAAGGTGGACCAAGGAAAAGCAATCCCAGGTTGGGTGCTGCACCGAATGCTGCTGGAGGCGGCTCTTCCAAGCTTGTTGTTTCTAACTTAGACTTTGGTGTGTCAGATGCAGACATTAAG GAACTTTTTATGGAATTTGGACCATTGAAACATGCTTCTGTGCATTATGACAGATCAGGCAGATCTCTCGGTACAGCTGATGTTGTGTTTGAGCGCCGTCTTGATGCCGTCAAG GCAATGAAACAGTACAACGGAGTCCCATTGGATGGTCGATCAATGGTCATTCAGATGGCTACTTCCGATTTGAACACAATCGCCAACCGACTAACCAGCCCTCGAGCTAACACTAACAACGGGCCGCAACAAAAGAGGACTGGTGCACCAGCTTCCAACAGAGGccagagaggaggaggaggaggaggccagCGTGGTCAGCgaggtggtgctggtggtgctcGCCAACGCAATCCCAAACAGCCTGCACCGACAGCAGATGAGCTTGATGCCGAGTTGGAGTCATACAGGAGTGAATTGAAATAA
- the LOC124203110 gene encoding transmembrane protein 11, mitochondrial-like → MADRRKSSGPHSAEIAVVREIYDGENAQERFELELERALEAAVPVIVIEPVRLGDETARWIAVGNCLHKTAVLAGLGSVITGFFCDNRPYIYTPLGLLSLLCTGLYTASWQFDPCCKYQVEMDTKRLAKLPVNRLTTSSPIVLVRRDDNKRKTLHCTICVTAASITLWKLYFIAFK, encoded by the exons ATGGCAGACAGGAGAAAGAGCAG cGGGCCACATTCGGCGGAAATAGCGGTCGTAAGAGAAATCTATGACGGTGAAAACGCCCAGGAAAGATTTGAGCTAGAACTAGAACGAGCTCTGGAAGCTGCTGTTCCAGTAATTGTCATTGAGCCAGTTCGACTAGGCGATGAAACGGCGCGATGGATCGCCGTTGGAAATTGTCTTCACAAGACAGCAGTACTTGCTGGACTTGGTTCGGTCATAACAG GATTTTTCTGTGATAATCGTCCATACATATACACTCCATTAGGTCTCCTTTCCTTGCTGTGTACAGGACTGTACACAGCATCTTGGCAATTTGATCCTTGCTGTAAATACCAG GTTGAAATGGATACAAAAAGACTGGCCAAATTACCAGTTAATAGGTTGACCACTTCCAGTCCCATAGTTCTCGTAAGAAGAGATGATAACAAACGGAAGACTCTTCATTGCACCATCTGTGTTACAGCAGCTAGCATTACCCTTTGGAAGCTGTACTTTATTGCCTTCAAGTAG